One Atribacterota bacterium DNA window includes the following coding sequences:
- a CDS encoding dCMP deaminase family protein, whose translation MKERPDWDSYFMAIAHLVATRSTCLRRQVGAVLVKDKRILATGYNGAPSNIAHCTPDLCLRSTGNIPSGQNQELCRGLHAEQNVIIQAALHGVSTKNSTLYCTHKPCILCAKMIINAGVVRVVYENPYPDLLADAMLEEAGLAMCVFSGGGVP comes from the coding sequence CAGTTACTTTATGGCGATTGCGCATCTTGTGGCCACTCGGTCAACCTGTCTGCGTCGTCAGGTTGGAGCGGTATTGGTGAAGGATAAGCGAATCCTTGCTACTGGTTATAATGGGGCTCCCAGCAATATAGCTCATTGCACTCCGGATCTATGTCTGCGGAGTACAGGCAATATTCCTTCTGGGCAGAATCAGGAATTATGTCGGGGACTTCATGCTGAACAGAATGTGATCATCCAAGCTGCACTCCACGGAGTGAGCACCAAAAATTCCACCTTATACTGCACGCACAAACCTTGCATTCTTTGTGCTAAAATGATTATCAATGCAGGAGTGGTGCGGGTGGTGTATGAAAACCCCTATCCAGATCTTTTAGCAGATGCGATGCTTGAGGAGGCAGGACTTGCAATGTGTGTATTTTCAGGGGGAGGAGTTCCTTGA
- a CDS encoding MraY family glycosyltransferase → MKEVLLFSFFAFIIAWAVTPLVILTSQRLNWFDWPGDQRKVHERPVPRLGGVSLFISFLVSFFLLHFFLHLSFSWFLVLGVLIFFLIGFLDDLFSLSPWIKLLGQVLGAVLLIQGGVLIRFFTLPWDRMFYLGFWGYPLTLMWIVGISNALNLIDGLDGLSGGVGAIASFTLGMIAWQEGRMEPAILSFLLSGGILGFLLYNFPPARIFLGDGGALFLGAMLASTSVQGATKSAAAFTLAVPILILGIPIFDTFFAIVRRKKNGLSILHPDRGHLHHRLLEKGYSQREVVVIFYGISALCGGTAILINFFLANSTYSLLFFFFFVVLFLGWGKNLRVTELPERKSSVEKS, encoded by the coding sequence TTGAAAGAAGTTCTGCTTTTTAGTTTTTTTGCCTTTATCATAGCCTGGGCGGTTACACCACTTGTTATTCTGACCAGTCAACGATTGAACTGGTTTGATTGGCCTGGTGACCAGCGAAAGGTTCATGAACGGCCAGTTCCCCGTCTGGGCGGTGTGTCGCTTTTTATTTCCTTTTTGGTGAGTTTTTTCCTGCTTCATTTTTTCCTCCACCTGTCCTTTTCCTGGTTCTTAGTGCTGGGTGTTTTGATTTTCTTTTTGATAGGTTTCCTGGATGACCTTTTTTCCCTTTCGCCCTGGATTAAACTTTTGGGACAGGTTCTTGGCGCTGTGCTGCTCATCCAGGGTGGGGTGCTGATTCGCTTTTTTACGCTGCCTTGGGATCGCATGTTTTATTTGGGTTTCTGGGGATATCCCTTGACTTTGATGTGGATTGTGGGTATTTCGAACGCTCTGAATCTCATCGATGGTCTTGATGGTCTTTCGGGAGGCGTTGGGGCTATTGCCTCTTTTACGCTGGGAATGATTGCCTGGCAGGAGGGTCGTATGGAACCGGCTATTCTTTCTTTTCTCCTTTCTGGAGGTATTTTGGGTTTCTTGCTCTATAATTTTCCACCCGCTCGTATTTTTTTAGGAGATGGTGGCGCCCTTTTTCTGGGTGCTATGCTTGCCTCGACCTCGGTGCAGGGAGCCACAAAGAGTGCTGCTGCGTTTACTCTGGCTGTGCCGATTCTCATTCTCGGTATTCCTATCTTTGACACCTTTTTTGCGATTGTTCGTCGAAAAAAGAATGGTCTTTCCATTTTGCATCCGGATCGTGGTCATCTCCATCATCGATTGCTGGAGAAGGGGTATTCACAAAGAGAAGTGGTGGTGATCTTTTATGGTATCAGTGCGCTTTGTGGAGGTACGGCAATCCTTATTAATTTTTTCTTAGCAAACAGCACGTATTCACTCCTCTTTTTCTTTTTCTTTGTGGTGCTCTTTCTGGGATGGGGGAAGAACCTCAGGGTTACGGAGCTTCCAGAAAGGAAGAGTTCGGTTGAAAAAAGCTAA
- the wecB gene encoding UDP-N-acetylglucosamine 2-epimerase (non-hydrolyzing) encodes MKKAKIFFILGTRPEAIKLAPLILAFLQKEEFEIKLINTGQHREMSTAFLRNFGLAPHYDLQVMVEKQSLHYLTSRIVEELEQVFREQRPDFVFVQGDTTTALCGALSAFYFRIPLGHVEAGLRTWEKWRPFPEEMNRVLISRLADFHFAPTFLAKRNLLREGINESQILLTGNTIVDALLLILNDGRPLSHPVLKKEFERVDGSYRFVTVTAHRRENWGEGMRSIAFGVKIIAETCPDVKVFFSLHPNPLVRETVMRELTSTPRVVLLDHLEYPDFVQLLSRSVLVVTDSGGVQEEAASLGIPVLITRESTERPEVVESGLGTLVGCHAERIAQEALAILGTRSRLRQRKNLFGDGKASWRILQFVSRFFGFPYEDIQEFCSLTQGMRL; translated from the coding sequence TTGAAAAAAGCTAAGATTTTTTTTATTCTGGGGACCCGACCCGAAGCAATTAAACTGGCTCCTCTGATTCTCGCTTTTCTGCAAAAGGAAGAATTTGAAATTAAGTTGATTAATACCGGTCAGCATCGGGAGATGTCTACCGCGTTCTTGCGCAATTTTGGTCTTGCACCTCATTATGATTTGCAGGTGATGGTGGAGAAACAATCTCTGCATTATCTCACTTCCAGAATTGTAGAAGAGTTGGAGCAGGTTTTTCGTGAACAAAGACCGGACTTTGTTTTTGTACAAGGAGACACCACCACTGCTCTATGCGGAGCGCTATCGGCATTTTATTTTCGCATACCCCTGGGACATGTGGAAGCTGGCTTGCGAACCTGGGAAAAGTGGCGTCCTTTTCCCGAAGAGATGAATCGAGTTCTGATTTCGCGTCTTGCGGACTTTCATTTTGCTCCCACTTTTCTGGCGAAAAGAAATCTTCTTCGGGAAGGCATCAATGAATCGCAAATCCTTTTGACTGGGAACACCATTGTAGATGCTTTGTTGCTCATTCTGAATGACGGTCGGCCACTTTCTCATCCGGTGCTCAAAAAGGAGTTTGAACGAGTTGACGGTTCTTATCGTTTTGTCACGGTTACTGCCCATCGCCGGGAGAACTGGGGAGAAGGAATGCGGAGTATTGCTTTCGGGGTAAAAATAATTGCTGAAACATGTCCAGATGTAAAGGTTTTTTTCTCTCTTCACCCGAATCCTTTGGTGCGGGAGACGGTAATGCGAGAACTCACCAGTACTCCTCGGGTGGTTCTTCTTGACCATCTGGAATACCCTGATTTTGTGCAGCTTCTTTCTCGCTCGGTTTTGGTGGTTACCGATTCAGGTGGTGTACAGGAAGAGGCGGCTTCTTTGGGGATTCCAGTTCTCATTACTCGAGAGTCGACCGAGAGGCCTGAGGTGGTGGAATCGGGGTTAGGGACTTTGGTGGGTTGTCACGCCGAAAGAATTGCTCAGGAAGCTCTTGCCATCCTTGGCACCAGAAGTCGTCTTCGTCAGAGGAAAAACCTCTTCGGTGACGGAAAAGCCTCCTGGAGGATTCTCCAATTTGTGAGCCGTTTCTTTGGTTTTCCTTATGAGGATATTCAAGAATTTTGTTCTTTAACACAAGGTATGCGGTTATGA
- a CDS encoding AtpZ/AtpI family protein, producing the protein MNRWDKESIFKDIGILWDLAWMTVSPVLLGIFVGQYLDRHYFLGFSWTLSLLVLGAILGFYNLYEFLMKESRKMGKNGLSNDKSNDR; encoded by the coding sequence ATGAATCGGTGGGATAAAGAGAGCATTTTTAAAGATATAGGAATACTCTGGGATTTAGCCTGGATGACGGTAAGCCCAGTACTTTTGGGAATTTTTGTGGGTCAGTACCTGGATCGCCACTATTTCCTCGGTTTCTCGTGGACCCTGTCGCTCTTGGTTTTGGGTGCCATACTGGGTTTTTATAACCTGTACGAGTTTTTGATGAAAGAAAGCCGCAAAATGGGTAAGAATGGTCTTTCCAATGATAAGAGCAATGATAGGTAG
- a CDS encoding F0F1 ATP synthase subunit A — protein sequence MEEIFNPQTLFYFFTIPITKTIVSTWIVMVFLVFLSFVLTRKMTFIPGRLQNVLELFVEAIINLIEGMSPGNGRKFLSLVGTLALFIGTANLAHLVPGLKAPTSDFNTAFALALVVFFAVPFYGITTQGLKQYFKEYISPSPILLPFHVISEITRTFSLALRLFGNILGEEIIIGILFLLAPLFVPVPMMLFSIFTGIIQAYIFTILTVVYLSSAVEVSKH from the coding sequence ATGGAAGAAATATTTAATCCTCAGACTCTTTTTTATTTTTTTACGATTCCGATTACCAAAACCATCGTTTCTACCTGGATAGTGATGGTATTTTTGGTGTTTTTGTCCTTTGTTCTCACCCGAAAGATGACTTTTATCCCTGGTCGATTACAGAATGTGTTGGAACTCTTCGTGGAAGCGATTATCAACCTGATTGAAGGAATGTCGCCAGGTAATGGCAGGAAATTTTTGTCATTGGTCGGAACTCTGGCCCTTTTTATCGGGACAGCGAACCTGGCCCATCTTGTACCCGGCCTTAAGGCACCTACTTCCGATTTTAATACGGCTTTTGCTCTGGCATTAGTGGTATTTTTTGCAGTCCCCTTCTATGGTATTACCACACAGGGGCTTAAACAATATTTTAAGGAATATATTTCTCCCTCGCCGATTCTTCTTCCTTTCCATGTTATTAGTGAGATTACCCGGACCTTTTCTTTAGCCCTGCGACTTTTCGGCAACATTCTCGGGGAAGAAATCATTATTGGAATCCTATTTCTCCTGGCGCCTCTTTTTGTTCCTGTACCGATGATGCTTTTCAGTATTTTTACAGGAATCATCCAGGCGTACATCTTTACCATTCTTACCGTGGTGTACCTCAGTTCTGCGGTTGAAGTTTCAAAACATTAG
- the atpE gene encoding ATP synthase F0 subunit C: MQGEIIFLCVTVFTAGFAIALGVIFPALGQGKACAQALESIARQPEATGPISRTLFVGLAMLESLAIYVLVISLILLFANPLLRYVFR; this comes from the coding sequence ATGCAAGGAGAGATAATTTTTCTTTGCGTGACAGTTTTCACTGCTGGTTTTGCTATCGCCTTGGGAGTCATATTTCCTGCTTTGGGACAGGGTAAAGCATGTGCTCAGGCTCTGGAGAGCATTGCTCGCCAGCCGGAAGCCACTGGTCCGATCAGTAGAACCCTTTTTGTTGGTCTGGCCATGCTTGAATCTCTGGCCATTTATGTCCTGGTTATTTCTCTTATTCTTCTTTTTGCCAATCCTTTGCTTCGTTACGTCTTTCGTTAG
- the atpF gene encoding F0F1 ATP synthase subunit B, whose amino-acid sequence MIRIDRSIIFQIINFIALVFLLFRFLFRPVVRALDQRSQFIRGELQKIEDEKKNLEATKRALEEEMVRAKEKYFEIMDQAKLEASKIKEGIIREAYEEGEKIKNEYRRKARKEVEELLSGLREDIVELTEEVVKKFLATQITPEVQTRLIDVLLEEALKELEAQVGTIHER is encoded by the coding sequence ATGATTCGTATTGACCGAAGTATCATATTTCAGATTATTAATTTTATTGCTCTGGTTTTTCTTCTTTTCCGGTTTCTCTTTAGACCTGTGGTTAGAGCGCTCGACCAGCGTTCTCAATTTATTCGGGGGGAGTTGCAAAAGATCGAAGATGAAAAGAAAAATCTTGAAGCTACAAAACGTGCTCTTGAGGAAGAGATGGTCAGAGCGAAAGAGAAATATTTTGAAATTATGGATCAGGCAAAATTGGAAGCTTCTAAAATTAAGGAAGGCATCATTCGGGAAGCATACGAAGAAGGCGAGAAAATTAAAAATGAGTACCGGCGAAAAGCGCGAAAAGAGGTAGAAGAATTACTCAGCGGTTTGCGTGAGGATATCGTTGAACTCACCGAGGAAGTGGTCAAGAAATTTCTTGCCACACAGATTACCCCTGAAGTGCAGACTCGTCTGATTGATGTGTTGCTTGAAGAAGCCTTGAAAGAGTTGGAGGCGCAGGTGGGAACAATTCATGAGCGATGA
- a CDS encoding F0F1 ATP synthase subunit delta, whose product MSDEVVRVVTPFPLTDVQRALIRAKMEQFLNGSLFSLQEEIDESLIGGVVVFVRDLIIDCSIRTQLERMKEFILKGE is encoded by the coding sequence ATGAGCGATGAAGTAGTACGGGTGGTGACACCTTTCCCCCTCACTGATGTGCAACGCGCCCTCATCCGGGCGAAGATGGAACAATTTTTAAACGGGAGTCTCTTCTCTCTTCAGGAGGAGATTGATGAGTCGCTCATTGGAGGAGTGGTTGTTTTCGTGCGGGATCTAATAATTGATTGCAGTATCAGGACGCAACTTGAAAGGATGAAAGAGTTTATATTGAAGGGCGAATAA